A single window of Vibrio sp. HB236076 DNA harbors:
- a CDS encoding DUF1853 family protein yields MTHPFYSFYHWIQNAPSLLEPGEIIESAANISFPNSMPSGDYQGNHRLGFIYQYLYQHVFFHSPSYTLLEEEIQINSQGRTLGAIDFIVGVDNRIEHWEVAIKFYLLYQGHWYGPNASDRLDKKLMHMINHQLPLSTTSPFLTQYGYSIDRHKLLMQGRLYRNPFDDEPIPSDCAKYVINPSAITGYWCFHHQWPQVTEKLYPLEKHQWASGDRPHSSSALRCLPDGFVHCRSELGDFWFIVPDHWPGEENLHENRVN; encoded by the coding sequence ATGACGCATCCCTTCTACTCTTTTTATCATTGGATCCAAAACGCCCCTTCTTTGCTAGAGCCCGGTGAGATCATCGAGTCTGCCGCCAACATCTCATTTCCCAATTCGATGCCAAGCGGTGACTATCAAGGTAATCACCGCTTAGGATTTATTTATCAGTATTTATACCAGCACGTGTTTTTTCACAGCCCAAGCTATACTTTGTTGGAAGAAGAAATTCAAATTAATAGCCAGGGCCGTACCCTAGGCGCCATCGATTTTATCGTCGGCGTCGATAATCGCATCGAACATTGGGAAGTGGCGATTAAATTCTATTTGCTGTACCAAGGGCATTGGTACGGGCCCAATGCCAGCGATAGACTAGACAAAAAACTGATGCACATGATCAACCACCAGTTGCCATTGTCAACGACTTCACCTTTCCTAACGCAATACGGTTACTCCATCGATCGGCATAAGCTCCTAATGCAAGGCAGGCTATATCGCAACCCATTCGATGATGAACCCATCCCAAGTGACTGTGCCAAGTATGTCATCAACCCGAGTGCCATTACCGGTTATTGGTGCTTTCACCATCAATGGCCTCAAGTAACCGAAAAGCTTTACCCTTTAGAGAAACACCAATGGGCAAGTGGCGATAGACCACACTCAAGCAGTGCATTACGCTGTTTACCCGATGGCTTTGTCCACTGTCGCTCTGAACTCGGGGACTTTTGGTTTATCGTCCCCGACCATTGGCCAGGTGAGGAGAACTTACACGAGAACAGAGTTAATTAA
- the pgm gene encoding phosphoglucomutase (alpha-D-glucose-1,6-bisphosphate-dependent), whose amino-acid sequence MAIHSRAGQKALPQDLINIPYLVAQYYELQPDATQAEQRVQFGTSGHRGTSSKTTFNQLHIQAICQAVAEVRSKNGINGPLFLGKDTHALSEAAMVTALEVLVANGVPVIVQKDNGYTPTPGVSHAILTHNAQSKALADGLVITPSHNPPQDGGIKYNPPHGGPAEATITQEIEDRANAIIVDGMRDLKSLPYAEVANSDLVVSKDLVTPYVDDLINVVDMEAIKKAGLKLGVDPLGGSGIDYWRQIAKTYQLDLTLVSEAVDPSFQFMSLDKDGVIRMDCSSPYAMASLLELKDDFDLAFGNDPDYDRHGIVTPKGLMNPNHFLAVCIDYLYRHRPQWQADVAVGKTLVSSALIDRVVSDLGRELCEVPVGFKWFVDGLYQGKFGFGGEESAGASFLRFDGTPWSTDKDGIILCLLAAEITAVTGKTPQEYYEALADKHGESQYNRIQAVANGPQKQVLKSLSPEQVTAETLAGDPITARLTHAPGNGEAIGGLKVTTDFGWFAARPSGTEEIYKIYCESFKGEDHLKLIEQEAQQIVNQVFAKEGL is encoded by the coding sequence ATGGCTATTCACTCTCGAGCAGGGCAAAAAGCCCTACCACAGGATTTGATCAATATTCCTTACCTTGTCGCTCAATATTACGAGTTACAACCCGATGCCACACAAGCAGAGCAACGCGTTCAGTTTGGTACCTCTGGGCATCGCGGCACGTCGAGTAAAACCACGTTTAACCAGCTGCACATTCAAGCTATTTGCCAAGCGGTGGCGGAAGTACGTTCGAAAAATGGCATTAACGGTCCGCTTTTCTTAGGCAAAGACACCCACGCTTTATCGGAAGCTGCCATGGTAACGGCACTGGAAGTCCTAGTGGCCAATGGCGTGCCAGTAATTGTTCAAAAAGACAATGGTTACACGCCGACGCCTGGGGTTTCTCACGCGATTCTAACCCACAACGCCCAGAGTAAGGCGCTGGCTGATGGTTTGGTGATCACACCATCACACAACCCCCCACAAGATGGCGGCATTAAATACAACCCACCTCATGGCGGCCCTGCAGAAGCGACGATCACACAAGAAATCGAAGATCGCGCCAATGCGATCATTGTCGATGGTATGCGCGATCTGAAATCATTGCCTTACGCCGAGGTCGCTAACAGTGACTTAGTGGTGAGTAAAGATTTGGTCACGCCGTACGTCGACGATTTGATCAATGTTGTGGATATGGAGGCAATCAAAAAAGCCGGCTTGAAGTTGGGCGTTGATCCTCTTGGTGGCAGTGGCATTGATTATTGGCGTCAAATCGCCAAAACCTACCAATTGGATCTTACTTTGGTTAGTGAAGCGGTGGATCCGTCTTTCCAATTTATGTCACTGGACAAAGACGGCGTGATCCGTATGGATTGTTCTTCACCCTATGCCATGGCCAGCCTACTCGAACTGAAAGATGACTTTGATCTGGCGTTTGGCAATGATCCGGATTACGACCGCCATGGTATTGTCACGCCAAAAGGTTTGATGAACCCGAATCACTTCCTTGCGGTGTGTATCGATTATCTTTATCGTCATCGCCCGCAGTGGCAAGCTGATGTTGCTGTTGGTAAGACCTTGGTTTCGAGTGCCTTGATTGATCGCGTGGTAAGCGATTTGGGCCGTGAGCTATGTGAAGTGCCGGTTGGTTTTAAGTGGTTCGTTGATGGCCTTTACCAAGGCAAGTTTGGCTTTGGTGGAGAGGAAAGTGCAGGGGCGTCTTTCTTGCGTTTTGATGGCACGCCGTGGTCAACCGATAAAGATGGTATTATCCTATGCCTTCTCGCCGCTGAAATCACCGCCGTGACCGGTAAAACGCCTCAAGAGTATTACGAAGCGTTAGCGGACAAACACGGTGAATCGCAGTACAACCGTATTCAAGCGGTGGCCAACGGCCCACAGAAACAGGTATTGAAAAGCCTGTCTCCGGAGCAAGTGACGGCAGAGACTTTAGCGGGCGATCCCATTACAGCTCGTCTGACTCATGCTCCAGGCAATGGCGAAGCGATTGGCGGTTTAAAAGTCACCACTGATTTTGGCTGGTTTGCTGCTCGTCCATCGGGTACTGAAGAGATTTACAAAATTTATTGTGAGAGCTTTAAGGGAGAAGATCACCTTAAATTGATTGAGCAAGAAGCTCAACAAATCGTGAATCAAGTCTTCGCGAAAGAAGGTTTGTAA
- the seqA gene encoding replication initiation negative regulator SeqA, whose protein sequence is MKTIEVDEDLYRYIASQTQDIGESASDILRRLLQVDAPSKKVVTPSAPVENPPVTPAWLQDSSVNTLDTTKAMRELLISDELAGSTKAIDRFLLILSTLYRLSPKSFAQATEVKGRKRVYFADNQETLLAHGKTTKPRAIPDTPFWVITNNNTSRKRQMVEQVMAHMAFPQELIDKVTNAI, encoded by the coding sequence ATGAAAACAATAGAGGTTGATGAAGATCTATATCGATACATTGCGAGCCAAACTCAAGATATTGGTGAGAGTGCATCGGATATTTTAAGGCGACTTTTGCAAGTGGATGCACCATCGAAAAAAGTGGTCACACCCTCCGCGCCAGTGGAAAATCCACCAGTGACACCAGCTTGGCTTCAAGACAGCTCGGTTAATACCCTTGATACAACCAAGGCCATGAGAGAGTTGCTTATTTCCGATGAACTGGCCGGCAGCACGAAAGCCATCGATAGATTTTTATTGATTTTAAGTACGTTATATCGCTTATCACCCAAGTCTTTTGCTCAGGCAACTGAAGTAAAAGGTCGCAAGCGCGTGTATTTTGCTGACAACCAAGAGACCTTGTTAGCGCACGGTAAAACGACAAAACCAAGGGCTATCCCCGATACGCCATTTTGGGTGATTACCAACAATAACACCAGTCGAAAAAGGCAAATGGTTGAGCAAGTCATGGCGCATATGGCTTTTCCTCAAGAGCTGATCGACAAAGTGACTAACGCAATTTAA
- a CDS encoding alpha/beta fold hydrolase yields MSQLLNYKDEGQGSCVILIHGLFGSLSNLGLLAKDLATDHRVISVDVRNHGQSFHHSEHNYAAMADDIAQLLGQLNIDGFTVIGHSMGGKIAMQLSARLATQCAKAVVLDMAPVRYPERHHDAVFAGLKAVAKQRPNSRQQALSVLAQHIEQPEVCQFLSKSLYKENDQTFAWRFNVDSLWDNYHNILDWQPLPASQLPILFLKGANSDYIKPEFQTQITTQFPQAKAHIIANTGHWLHAEKPQEVNRAIRRFLTT; encoded by the coding sequence ATGTCACAATTACTCAATTATAAAGATGAAGGTCAAGGATCTTGTGTGATCCTTATTCACGGTCTGTTCGGCAGTCTTAGTAACTTAGGTTTATTGGCCAAAGATCTCGCCACCGATCACCGAGTGATCAGCGTCGATGTCCGAAACCACGGCCAATCTTTCCATCACAGTGAGCACAACTATGCCGCGATGGCAGACGATATCGCACAGTTATTAGGGCAGTTAAACATCGATGGCTTCACTGTTATAGGCCATTCCATGGGCGGTAAAATCGCCATGCAGCTCAGTGCACGCCTTGCAACACAATGTGCCAAAGCCGTTGTGTTAGATATGGCACCCGTTCGCTACCCAGAGCGTCACCACGATGCCGTCTTTGCCGGTTTAAAAGCGGTCGCCAAGCAAAGGCCCAACTCACGCCAACAGGCCCTTTCGGTGCTAGCTCAACACATTGAGCAACCTGAAGTATGTCAATTTCTCTCCAAGTCTCTTTACAAAGAAAATGACCAGACTTTTGCTTGGCGCTTTAATGTTGATTCACTGTGGGATAACTATCATAACATTCTGGATTGGCAGCCTTTGCCAGCCTCGCAACTGCCCATTTTATTTCTAAAAGGCGCAAATTCAGATTACATCAAACCTGAGTTTCAAACACAGATAACGACGCAGTTTCCTCAGGCCAAAGCGCACATTATTGCCAACACTGGCCACTGGTTACACGCCGAAAAACCCCAAGAAGTAAACCGGGCCATACGGCGCTTTTTAACCACCTAA
- the fldA gene encoding flavodoxin FldA — MASVGIFFGSDTGNTEAVAKMIQQQLGTKLVHVQDIAKSSKEDIDNFDLLLLGIPTWYYGEAQCDWDDFFPELEQIDFSSKLVAIFGCGDQEDYAEYFCDAMGTVRDIVETKGGTILGYTSTEGYEFEASKAIVDGEDDLFVGLCIDEDRQPELTDDRVKTWVEQIYQEMCLAELED; from the coding sequence ATGGCAAGTGTAGGTATCTTTTTTGGTAGCGACACAGGAAACACCGAAGCCGTTGCAAAAATGATTCAACAGCAACTCGGTACAAAACTGGTTCACGTGCAAGATATTGCGAAGAGCAGTAAAGAAGACATTGATAATTTCGATCTACTTTTACTCGGCATTCCAACTTGGTATTACGGTGAAGCACAATGCGATTGGGATGACTTCTTCCCAGAACTCGAGCAAATTGACTTTTCAAGTAAGCTAGTGGCTATTTTTGGCTGTGGTGACCAAGAAGATTACGCCGAATATTTCTGTGATGCGATGGGAACCGTTCGTGATATCGTAGAAACCAAAGGTGGAACCATCTTGGGATACACGTCAACCGAAGGCTACGAATTTGAGGCTTCAAAAGCCATCGTCGACGGTGAAGATGATCTGTTTGTCGGTTTGTGTATTGACGAAGACCGCCAACCTGAACTCACTGACGACCGAGTCAAAACTTGGGTTGAGCAAATTTATCAAGAAATGTGCCTGGCAGAGCTTGAAGACTGA
- a CDS encoding TolC family outer membrane protein: MRKFSLLMSLSLLSGASQALTLEQSVAQALNTHPRLMERYASFEAKYRDRRGAFSDFLPQIRLYAAYGYEEVGYDSGDELDSDLDRRELGLTITQMLFDGFRTSNEVDRLDYEAKADQQGLISTAENLSLEVVQVYLDLIKAEKLVELSRKNVDLHQSILDDINQRRKRGLSSDADVAQVESRLATSESILLVAMNNLLDIKVNYYDLVGVQAQNLVDPRPDYEFIPNRLDEAVNIAKQNHPEISAAIYDTNAAKKQMKRDKSGYYPRFDIEVDVNRNRNISGAEGRDENGRVMLTMTYDLFNGGRTRAESEASAWRYQESLAVKDNTFLEVEEATNFAWNAYVFLGKQKEFYQKNVHFAEIAQKGYDTQFELGRRSLLDVLDSQIELFSARRNYIEADFDQREAKYRLINATGRLIEALRVTTPSVWRLKEDD; the protein is encoded by the coding sequence ATGAGGAAATTTTCCCTTTTAATGAGCTTGTCTCTGCTTTCAGGGGCATCTCAGGCGCTGACTTTGGAGCAGTCTGTTGCTCAAGCGTTGAATACTCACCCGAGGTTGATGGAGCGCTATGCATCATTTGAAGCAAAATATCGCGATAGACGAGGTGCATTCAGTGATTTTTTACCGCAAATCCGTTTGTATGCCGCATATGGTTATGAAGAGGTGGGTTACGACTCAGGTGATGAACTCGACAGTGATTTGGACCGCCGCGAATTGGGGCTTACCATTACTCAAATGCTGTTTGATGGCTTTCGTACGTCAAATGAGGTTGACCGTTTAGATTATGAAGCCAAAGCCGATCAGCAAGGCCTTATCTCGACCGCTGAAAACTTGAGTCTCGAAGTGGTACAAGTGTACCTTGACTTGATCAAAGCGGAAAAGTTGGTCGAGTTGTCGAGAAAAAATGTCGATCTGCATCAGTCAATTCTTGATGATATCAATCAAAGGCGCAAGCGAGGTTTATCGAGCGATGCCGATGTTGCGCAAGTCGAATCGAGATTGGCCACGTCAGAGTCCATTTTGCTGGTGGCAATGAATAATCTTTTAGATATCAAAGTCAATTACTATGACCTCGTTGGTGTGCAAGCACAAAATTTAGTTGACCCAAGACCGGATTATGAATTCATCCCGAATCGATTAGATGAAGCTGTCAATATCGCAAAACAGAACCACCCAGAAATCAGTGCTGCTATTTATGATACCAATGCGGCCAAAAAACAAATGAAACGCGATAAAAGTGGTTATTACCCAAGGTTTGATATTGAGGTTGATGTTAACCGCAATCGCAATATTTCTGGTGCTGAAGGGCGAGATGAAAATGGCCGCGTGATGTTAACCATGACTTATGATTTATTTAATGGTGGTCGTACTCGTGCAGAGTCGGAGGCCTCAGCATGGCGCTACCAAGAGTCTTTAGCCGTTAAAGACAATACGTTCTTAGAAGTGGAAGAAGCCACTAATTTTGCATGGAATGCCTATGTGTTTTTGGGTAAGCAAAAAGAGTTTTATCAAAAAAACGTTCATTTTGCTGAAATTGCTCAAAAAGGCTACGATACGCAATTTGAACTCGGGCGTCGTTCATTACTCGATGTCTTGGACTCACAAATTGAATTGTTTTCTGCACGTCGAAATTACATCGAAGCGGACTTTGATCAAAGAGAAGCAAAATACCGTCTTATTAATGCGACTGGTCGGCTGATCGAAGCATTAAGGGTCACTACCCCTAGTGTTTGGCGTTTAAAGGAGGACGACTAA
- a CDS encoding HlyD family type I secretion periplasmic adaptor subunit, giving the protein MADLYMGQLYAAKQSKRLTWLVFLLVIAFVVWAAYAQIDEVVVGQGKVIPAQRVQTIESLDGGTLKQVLVTEGQLVEVGQPLLLIDETRFAAAFAESSQEREALLARRNRLTAELKSVKADSALATGVAVVSTRIARDGISASVYQQAENTYNTRLTQVQSRIEQKVQTVRQQQQAINEQKANINALTQRLRLISREVALTTSAVEAGAVAEMELVQLQGDQIGVRGELNRAKALLQQLLAAKLQAEEEKNAVVFDYLADTQNQLDEVSNELAKINQSSKALEDRVVKAQLRSPVKGTVKNIVSRSIGGVVSPGQVMMEIVPQDDQLLIETQIQPQDIGFLRQGMPAKVKFTAFDFVIYGGLDGQVVYVSPDASYQEDGTAYYTAHIKTQDNYLGQHAIISGMQAQVDVLTGKKTILDYWLKPVLRAKTNAMREP; this is encoded by the coding sequence ATGGCCGATCTCTATATGGGGCAGCTTTACGCAGCAAAACAATCGAAACGGTTAACTTGGCTGGTTTTTTTATTAGTTATTGCCTTTGTCGTGTGGGCCGCTTATGCCCAGATTGACGAAGTGGTGGTGGGGCAAGGTAAGGTGATCCCCGCTCAGCGAGTACAAACAATAGAATCACTGGATGGCGGAACCCTAAAGCAAGTTTTGGTCACCGAGGGGCAACTTGTTGAGGTCGGGCAACCCTTGTTGTTAATTGACGAAACCCGTTTTGCGGCGGCTTTTGCTGAATCGAGCCAAGAGCGAGAAGCCTTATTGGCACGACGAAACCGCCTCACGGCAGAACTGAAAAGTGTGAAAGCCGATAGTGCTCTCGCCACTGGGGTTGCAGTGGTGTCAACGCGCATTGCAAGAGATGGAATTTCGGCAAGTGTCTATCAACAGGCAGAAAATACTTACAACACAAGACTGACCCAAGTGCAGTCGCGCATTGAACAAAAAGTACAAACCGTCAGGCAACAACAACAAGCGATTAATGAGCAGAAAGCCAATATCAATGCTTTGACCCAACGTTTGCGGTTGATAAGTCGCGAGGTGGCATTAACGACCAGCGCCGTGGAGGCTGGGGCCGTTGCGGAGATGGAGTTAGTTCAGTTACAGGGCGATCAGATCGGTGTCCGAGGTGAACTGAATCGAGCGAAAGCACTATTACAACAACTGTTGGCGGCGAAATTACAAGCGGAAGAAGAAAAAAATGCCGTAGTGTTTGATTATTTAGCCGACACTCAAAATCAACTTGATGAAGTATCTAATGAGTTAGCCAAAATCAATCAAAGCAGTAAAGCGCTTGAAGACCGTGTGGTTAAAGCGCAATTGCGCTCACCGGTTAAAGGCACCGTGAAAAATATTGTTTCTCGCTCGATCGGCGGGGTGGTAAGCCCTGGGCAAGTGATGATGGAAATTGTGCCACAGGATGACCAATTATTAATTGAAACCCAGATACAGCCGCAAGATATCGGTTTTCTTCGTCAAGGCATGCCGGCGAAAGTGAAATTTACCGCTTTTGATTTTGTTATCTATGGTGGTTTAGATGGGCAAGTTGTCTATGTCAGCCCAGATGCCTCCTATCAGGAAGACGGCACCGCTTATTATACGGCGCACATCAAAACGCAAGATAACTACCTTGGACAGCATGCAATCATCTCTGGTATGCAAGCGCAGGTTGATGTACTAACCGGTAAAAAAACGATTCTCGACTATTGGTTAAAACCCGTATTGAGAGCCAAAACGAACGCGATGCGCGAACCATAA
- a CDS encoding ATP-binding cassette domain-containing protein, giving the protein MRLNVSNTELQQLGEEVAATLHLSHQADNLLLGLPSGHYAIHHLEQALANINVLSHKQNPNHDIVYPALIVDIQGDIWLYTDDYACDYCSNPELSRERNIVDIEPVVSWYLTHKKVTDKRAEQLHKRVPNWLLPVWQQIRPYYRALLIGSLTINMLALVVPLFTMNVYDRVVPNAALDTLWMLALGACIAVAFDWLLKQSRSHLTDAAGRQIDLRVSSKMFSRVLGMRLEHRPLSSGAYAKQVQDFDTVREFITSATLVSVVDLPFTLLFIGLIAWLGGAIVLVPITVLTLVILLSLILQSHLSQSVEESAKLSTQRQAYLIENLNQLVELKQANGQAKAQEKLEQTLSQMVDWQIQARHSASTMTHSVMGLSQLNSIALIVVGVYLISAGQMSMGALIAIVMISGRASNSIASIASLLLKYRQTKTAMESVKSILMLDQEQKPGDHTIDADLSGQFTARHLGFKYQDHDMDALYSLNFDIQTGEKIGLYGNAGSGKSTLLAILAGQYQGTAGQLLIDDIDIRHWSLSALRRQTGWVSQNPNLFFGSVLENITLGMNNIAPEKLASALTQSGVTRFIDRLESGLETQVGEFGRNLSGGQRQAVSVARALLHQRSVLLLDEPSSSMDNGQERQLIETLKQRRETLVIASHRKELLQLCDRIFVLDHGRLKSIETPASLFKSTSSKVRLVSKRVEAVSPK; this is encoded by the coding sequence ATGAGACTAAACGTTTCTAATACAGAGTTACAACAACTCGGGGAGGAAGTGGCAGCGACGCTGCACCTTTCTCATCAAGCGGATAATTTGTTATTGGGCTTACCCAGTGGTCATTATGCGATTCACCATTTAGAGCAAGCATTAGCGAATATTAATGTGCTCTCGCACAAACAAAACCCCAACCATGACATTGTTTATCCTGCATTGATTGTTGATATACAAGGCGATATCTGGTTATACACAGACGATTACGCCTGTGATTATTGCTCGAACCCAGAGTTAAGTAGAGAGCGCAATATTGTCGATATAGAGCCGGTAGTCAGTTGGTATTTAACTCATAAAAAGGTCACAGATAAACGCGCAGAGCAGTTGCACAAGCGGGTGCCTAACTGGCTACTCCCCGTTTGGCAACAAATTAGGCCTTACTATCGCGCTTTGCTGATTGGCTCTTTAACCATTAATATGCTGGCACTGGTCGTGCCGCTATTTACCATGAATGTCTACGATCGTGTTGTGCCAAACGCCGCGTTAGATACGTTGTGGATGCTGGCTCTAGGGGCATGTATTGCCGTTGCTTTTGATTGGTTGTTAAAACAATCCCGCAGTCATTTGACTGACGCCGCTGGCCGTCAAATTGATTTACGAGTCAGCAGCAAAATGTTTTCTCGCGTTCTCGGTATGCGCCTTGAGCATCGCCCATTATCATCGGGTGCTTACGCCAAGCAAGTTCAAGACTTTGATACCGTCAGAGAATTTATCACTTCGGCAACCTTAGTCTCTGTGGTCGATTTGCCATTTACGTTGTTGTTTATTGGCTTAATTGCTTGGCTAGGAGGGGCCATTGTTCTCGTGCCTATTACCGTGCTGACATTGGTCATTTTGTTGAGCTTAATACTGCAAAGCCATTTGAGTCAGAGCGTAGAAGAATCGGCCAAACTTTCCACTCAAAGACAAGCTTACTTGATTGAAAACCTCAATCAATTGGTCGAGCTTAAGCAGGCTAATGGCCAGGCGAAAGCACAAGAGAAACTTGAGCAAACACTCTCGCAAATGGTCGACTGGCAAATACAAGCGCGTCACAGTGCCAGTACTATGACTCACTCGGTCATGGGGTTAAGTCAGTTAAACTCAATCGCTCTGATTGTTGTTGGCGTCTATCTGATTAGTGCTGGGCAAATGAGTATGGGAGCGCTAATCGCCATTGTGATGATTAGTGGTAGAGCATCGAATTCAATTGCCTCAATTGCCAGTTTATTACTCAAGTACCGCCAAACGAAAACGGCAATGGAATCAGTAAAAAGTATTTTAATGCTCGATCAGGAACAAAAACCTGGCGATCACACGATTGATGCTGACTTAAGTGGTCAATTTACTGCGCGACATCTAGGGTTTAAGTATCAAGACCATGACATGGACGCGTTATACAGTCTTAATTTTGACATCCAAACTGGCGAAAAAATTGGATTATACGGCAATGCGGGATCCGGTAAGTCGACGTTATTGGCTATTTTAGCCGGCCAGTATCAAGGAACTGCTGGTCAGTTGTTGATCGATGATATTGACATTCGTCATTGGTCTTTGAGTGCTTTGAGAAGGCAGACGGGGTGGGTATCACAAAACCCCAATTTATTTTTTGGTTCAGTATTAGAAAATATTACATTGGGAATGAACAATATAGCGCCGGAAAAGCTGGCAAGTGCGCTGACACAATCTGGCGTCACTCGCTTTATCGACCGCTTAGAGTCAGGCCTAGAAACCCAAGTGGGCGAGTTTGGTCGCAATTTATCTGGCGGTCAGCGACAAGCCGTGAGCGTGGCTCGGGCACTGTTACACCAGCGTTCAGTGCTGTTACTCGATGAGCCTTCTTCCTCGATGGACAATGGCCAAGAACGTCAATTGATAGAAACGTTAAAACAGCGAAGAGAAACGCTTGTTATTGCGTCACATCGCAAGGAGCTATTGCAACTGTGTGATCGAATTTTTGTGCTTGATCACGGGCGGTTAAAGTCAATTGAGACCCCTGCAAGTTTGTTTAAATCGACAAGTTCTAAGGTGCGTTTGGTCAGTAAACGCGTTGAAGCCGTTAGTCCAAAATAA